A stretch of Hemicordylus capensis ecotype Gifberg chromosome 9, rHemCap1.1.pri, whole genome shotgun sequence DNA encodes these proteins:
- the LOC128334105 gene encoding nascent polypeptide-associated complex subunit alpha, muscle-specific form-like isoform X2, which yields MAEESTEKRPSAGSACTSASSAGEGGGSPSSFLETPTATIGSTSMWSSVSDLSLQSIEGRDSRDHSHPAEGDLRKPQREHQRPGSPAASLYHLPGPFFGPLAPSRPTAGPMAQFFGHPSFGQLRPPEPEEFPPFLHRVREAPGYRHATLAPIPPAETTSLAQLAPIPPAARTSLAQPARADPARKRNLVLLAHRLQSEGSSTTPAAGGFRPAPPDQPRSGKPTDIRRASRVLIPATEQTLAIQIKEPATQKAEGFSTGAARRMKIPELGPHRGTQERHPPSPPQLKGRGMAKGGTAPQLLPEFLFPPPPPEPTKVLSKGTASHLVAPGDKNTQCAKPRLQLFDFLPPISSAPKKTKDGTYGELVGRKLPSENIAKRARAAGAESVPAPKVPRGSPKAEREARSGETAKAALDQKEGRTAQKIPTCHLELAVQPHQPMKPAGSMPGQKLLRMPQVLPGRGKARLLPPEAEAGNTKRQKVGAESSGSAQAVPPTPRSSLARMMRDSVQVFHALGPLAKCKSAEGHPGQSVPQKTPAMSMGRTPSGSTAEPPPRPLAALPSRPAGKAPPSSMARPAAMPMANLPPSFLAHPQSTPVWRPPGSRPFMLRPSSLAQANSLRMHGLAGRTLGQPPPAPQPQPQPWGPTPTHRPVLPAHQASTEHPVLPPGPQRTTAEQEFKGDTFIPWRTPPAHLEVSRPMTEEQRPVRELMRRRAQRAREEAAQWTSAGRRQYFVEREEEMDISLQYGYPWRH from the exons ATGGCAG AGGAGTCGACTGAAAAGAGGCCGTCTGCTGGCTCCGCCTGTACGAGCGCGAGCTCGGCCGGGGAAGGAGGCGGTTCGCCCAGCAGCTTCCTTGAGACACCGACGGCGACCATTGGTTCCACCTCCATGTGGTCCTCGGTCTCTGACCTCTCCCTTCAATCCATCGAAGGGAGGGACAGCAGGGACCACAGCCACCCAGCAGAGGGAGATCTGCGGAAGCCGCAGCGGGAGCACCAGCGGCCTGGCTCACCGGCGGCATCCCTCTACCATCTCCCCGGGCCCTTCTTTGGGCCGCTGGCCCCCAGCCGTCCCACTGCGGGCCCCATGGCCCAATTCTTTGGCCATCCATCCTTTGGCCAGCTGCGACCTCCAGAGCCGGAAGAGTTCCCACCATTCTTGCATAGGGTGAGGGAGGCTCCTGGCTACAGACATGCCACgcttgcccccatccctcctgcgGAGACAACATCTCTGGCCCAgcttgcccccatccctcctgctgcaagAACATCTCTGGCCCAGCCGGCCAGGGCAGACCCGGCGCGCAAGAGGAATCTGGTCCTGCTGGCCCACCGGCTGCAATCCGAAGGCAGCAGCACCACCCCTGCCGCTGGGGGGTTCCGCCCAGCCCCACCGGATCAGCCCAGGAGCGGCAAGCCGACGGACATTCGCCGTGCGTCCAGAG TCTTGATTCCTGCCACTGAGCAGACactggccatccaaatcaaggagcCTGCAACTCAGAAGGCAGAAGGCTTCAGCACCGGTGCTGCACGAAGAATGAAGATCCCAGAGTTGGGACCACACAGAG GGACCCAGGAGCGCCACCCACCATCTCCTCCCCAGCTGAAGGGTCGAGGAATGGCCAAGGGAGGAACAGCCCCGCAGTTGCTTCCGGAATTCCTCTTCCCGCCTCCTCCACCAGAGCCAACCAAAGTGCTCTCCAAGGGAACGGCTTCCCACCTGGTAGCCCCAGGAGACAAGAACACCCAATGTGCCAAGCCAAGGCTGCAGCTCTTTGACTTTTTGCCGCCCATCTCCTCTGCACCCAAAAAGACCAAGGACGGCACATATGGGGAGTTGGTGGGGAGGAAACTCCCTTCAGAGAACATTGCAAAgagggcaagggcagcaggggcagagagtGTGCCAGCACCCAAGGTTCCACGGGGAAGCCCAAAGGCTGAGCGGGAGGCGAGATCTGGAGAGACGGCCAAAGCAGCCCTGGaccagaaggaagggagaacagCGCAGAAGATCCCCacttgccatctggagctggccgTCCAACCCCATCAGCCGATGAAACCTGCAGGAAGCATGCCAGGCCAGAAGCTGCTGAGAATGCCTCAGGTcctgccaggaagggggaaagcacgGCTGCTACCACCTGAAGCCGAAGCTGGGAACACCAagaggcagaaagtgggggcagagTCCAGTGGATCCGCCCAGGCTGTGCCCCCGACTCCGAGGAGCAGCCTGGCCAGAATGATGCGGGACTCCGTGCAGGTGTTCCATGCCCTGGGCCCCCTGGCAAAATGCAAGAGTGCAGAGGGACATCCCGGGCAGAGCGTGCCCCAAAAGACACCAGCAATGTCCATGGGAAGGACACCATCCGGAAGCACAGCCGAGCCACCACCAAGGCCTTTGGCAGCCCTGCCAAGCAGACCAGCGGGGAAGGCACCGCccagctccatggccaggccaGCAGCCATGCCGATGGCCAACCTCCCCCCTAGCTTCCTGGCCCACCCACAATCCACGCCAGTGTGGAGGCCGCCGGGATCCCGTCCCTTCATGCTCCGGCCCTCCTCCCTTGCGCAGGCAAATAGCTTGCGGATGCACGGTCTTGCTGGGAGGACCTTGGGCCAGCCCCCGCCGGCCCCTCAACCACAGCCACAGCCTTGGGGTCCCACACCTACCCACCGACccgtcctccctgcccaccaagccTCCACGGAGCATCCGGTCCTTCCACCTGGTCCCCAGCGCACGACAGCAGAGCAGGAGTTTAAGGGGGACACGTTCATCCCTTGGAGGACGCCCCCGGCCCACCTGGAAGTCTCCCGGCCCATGACGGAGGAGCAACGGCCCGTCCGGGAGCTGATGCGGCGGCGGGCTCAAAGAGCGAGGGAAGAGGCGGCTCAGTGGACATCAGCCGGCCGGAGGCAGTATTTCGTggagcgggaggaggaaatggacaTCTCCCTTCAGTATGGCTACCCCTGGCGCCACTGA
- the LOC128334105 gene encoding nascent polypeptide-associated complex subunit alpha, muscle-specific form-like isoform X1, protein MAEESTEKRPSAGSACTSASSAGEGGGSPSSFLETPTATIGSTSMWSSVSDLSLQSIEGRDSRDHSHPAEGDLRKPQREHQRPGSPAASLYHLPGPFFGPLAPSRPTAGPMAQFFGHPSFGQLRPPEPEEFPPFLHRVREAPGYRHATLAPIPPAETTSLAQLAPIPPAARTSLAQPARADPARKRNLVLLAHRLQSEGSSTTPAAGGFRPAPPDQPRSGKPTDIRRASRVLIPATEQTLAIQIKEPATQKAEGFSTGAARRMKIPELGPHRAGTQERHPPSPPQLKGRGMAKGGTAPQLLPEFLFPPPPPEPTKVLSKGTASHLVAPGDKNTQCAKPRLQLFDFLPPISSAPKKTKDGTYGELVGRKLPSENIAKRARAAGAESVPAPKVPRGSPKAEREARSGETAKAALDQKEGRTAQKIPTCHLELAVQPHQPMKPAGSMPGQKLLRMPQVLPGRGKARLLPPEAEAGNTKRQKVGAESSGSAQAVPPTPRSSLARMMRDSVQVFHALGPLAKCKSAEGHPGQSVPQKTPAMSMGRTPSGSTAEPPPRPLAALPSRPAGKAPPSSMARPAAMPMANLPPSFLAHPQSTPVWRPPGSRPFMLRPSSLAQANSLRMHGLAGRTLGQPPPAPQPQPQPWGPTPTHRPVLPAHQASTEHPVLPPGPQRTTAEQEFKGDTFIPWRTPPAHLEVSRPMTEEQRPVRELMRRRAQRAREEAAQWTSAGRRQYFVEREEEMDISLQYGYPWRH, encoded by the exons ATGGCAG AGGAGTCGACTGAAAAGAGGCCGTCTGCTGGCTCCGCCTGTACGAGCGCGAGCTCGGCCGGGGAAGGAGGCGGTTCGCCCAGCAGCTTCCTTGAGACACCGACGGCGACCATTGGTTCCACCTCCATGTGGTCCTCGGTCTCTGACCTCTCCCTTCAATCCATCGAAGGGAGGGACAGCAGGGACCACAGCCACCCAGCAGAGGGAGATCTGCGGAAGCCGCAGCGGGAGCACCAGCGGCCTGGCTCACCGGCGGCATCCCTCTACCATCTCCCCGGGCCCTTCTTTGGGCCGCTGGCCCCCAGCCGTCCCACTGCGGGCCCCATGGCCCAATTCTTTGGCCATCCATCCTTTGGCCAGCTGCGACCTCCAGAGCCGGAAGAGTTCCCACCATTCTTGCATAGGGTGAGGGAGGCTCCTGGCTACAGACATGCCACgcttgcccccatccctcctgcgGAGACAACATCTCTGGCCCAgcttgcccccatccctcctgctgcaagAACATCTCTGGCCCAGCCGGCCAGGGCAGACCCGGCGCGCAAGAGGAATCTGGTCCTGCTGGCCCACCGGCTGCAATCCGAAGGCAGCAGCACCACCCCTGCCGCTGGGGGGTTCCGCCCAGCCCCACCGGATCAGCCCAGGAGCGGCAAGCCGACGGACATTCGCCGTGCGTCCAGAG TCTTGATTCCTGCCACTGAGCAGACactggccatccaaatcaaggagcCTGCAACTCAGAAGGCAGAAGGCTTCAGCACCGGTGCTGCACGAAGAATGAAGATCCCAGAGTTGGGACCACACAGAG CAGGGACCCAGGAGCGCCACCCACCATCTCCTCCCCAGCTGAAGGGTCGAGGAATGGCCAAGGGAGGAACAGCCCCGCAGTTGCTTCCGGAATTCCTCTTCCCGCCTCCTCCACCAGAGCCAACCAAAGTGCTCTCCAAGGGAACGGCTTCCCACCTGGTAGCCCCAGGAGACAAGAACACCCAATGTGCCAAGCCAAGGCTGCAGCTCTTTGACTTTTTGCCGCCCATCTCCTCTGCACCCAAAAAGACCAAGGACGGCACATATGGGGAGTTGGTGGGGAGGAAACTCCCTTCAGAGAACATTGCAAAgagggcaagggcagcaggggcagagagtGTGCCAGCACCCAAGGTTCCACGGGGAAGCCCAAAGGCTGAGCGGGAGGCGAGATCTGGAGAGACGGCCAAAGCAGCCCTGGaccagaaggaagggagaacagCGCAGAAGATCCCCacttgccatctggagctggccgTCCAACCCCATCAGCCGATGAAACCTGCAGGAAGCATGCCAGGCCAGAAGCTGCTGAGAATGCCTCAGGTcctgccaggaagggggaaagcacgGCTGCTACCACCTGAAGCCGAAGCTGGGAACACCAagaggcagaaagtgggggcagagTCCAGTGGATCCGCCCAGGCTGTGCCCCCGACTCCGAGGAGCAGCCTGGCCAGAATGATGCGGGACTCCGTGCAGGTGTTCCATGCCCTGGGCCCCCTGGCAAAATGCAAGAGTGCAGAGGGACATCCCGGGCAGAGCGTGCCCCAAAAGACACCAGCAATGTCCATGGGAAGGACACCATCCGGAAGCACAGCCGAGCCACCACCAAGGCCTTTGGCAGCCCTGCCAAGCAGACCAGCGGGGAAGGCACCGCccagctccatggccaggccaGCAGCCATGCCGATGGCCAACCTCCCCCCTAGCTTCCTGGCCCACCCACAATCCACGCCAGTGTGGAGGCCGCCGGGATCCCGTCCCTTCATGCTCCGGCCCTCCTCCCTTGCGCAGGCAAATAGCTTGCGGATGCACGGTCTTGCTGGGAGGACCTTGGGCCAGCCCCCGCCGGCCCCTCAACCACAGCCACAGCCTTGGGGTCCCACACCTACCCACCGACccgtcctccctgcccaccaagccTCCACGGAGCATCCGGTCCTTCCACCTGGTCCCCAGCGCACGACAGCAGAGCAGGAGTTTAAGGGGGACACGTTCATCCCTTGGAGGACGCCCCCGGCCCACCTGGAAGTCTCCCGGCCCATGACGGAGGAGCAACGGCCCGTCCGGGAGCTGATGCGGCGGCGGGCTCAAAGAGCGAGGGAAGAGGCGGCTCAGTGGACATCAGCCGGCCGGAGGCAGTATTTCGTggagcgggaggaggaaatggacaTCTCCCTTCAGTATGGCTACCCCTGGCGCCACTGA